One Novosphingobium sp. 9U genomic window, CACAACGAAGTGGTTCGCCGCGTGCTCAAGATGGCGCACCGCGGCACCCGCGTTGTGCTGATCGCCGGCAACCACGACGAGATGCTGCGCGACTATGCGGGCATGAGCTTCGGCGGCGTCGAGCTTTCGCTGGAGGCGGTTCACGAGACGGCAGACGGGCGCAAGCTGCTGGTAACGCACGGCGACGCCTTCGACGGCGTGGTGCTTTACGCCCGCTGGCTCGCCTTCCTGGGCGACCAGGCCTACGGCCTTTTGCTGCGCGCCAACATCGTGTTCAACGCCGTGCGCCGCCGGCTGAAGATGCCCTACTGGTCGCTGTCGGCCTACATGAAGAAGAAGGTCAAGAACGCGGTGGCCTTCGTCTCCAGCTATGAGGAGGCGGTGGCGCAGGAGGCGATTGCGCGCGGGATGGACGGCGTGGTCTGCGGCCACATCCACTGCGCCGAGATCCGCCAGTTCGGCGGGATCACCTACTACAACGACGGCGATTGGGTGGAGAGCTGCACCGCGCTGGTCGAGGATGCGCAAGGTGCGATGTCGATCGTCGACTGGGCCAGTGAAAAGGCTTCCGAAGCGGCGAACCGCCTGGAAGCGCAGGCTGGCGCCGAGGCAGGGGCCGCTACGTGAACCTTGCCATCGCGACCGATGCCTGGTTCCCGCAAGTCAACGGCGTCGTCCGCTCACTCTCGACCACGCTCGGGCTGCTGCGCGCGCGTGGCCACAACGTCGAGGTGATCGCGCCCGACCGGTTCCTGACGATGCCGATGCCGGGATATTCCTCGATCCGGCTGGCGATGGCGCCGCGCTTCGGGGTGCGCCGCATGCTCGACACAATGCGCCCGGAGCTGG contains:
- a CDS encoding UDP-2,3-diacylglucosamine diphosphatase, which codes for MQTSQDSLLARFAPAAIAGGKIPSWLDLPDAKGFRPKRKYRTVWISDVHLGTRGCNAEMLVDFLRSFECQTLYLVGDIVDGWRLRKGWYWPDAHNEVVRRVLKMAHRGTRVVLIAGNHDEMLRDYAGMSFGGVELSLEAVHETADGRKLLVTHGDAFDGVVLYARWLAFLGDQAYGLLLRANIVFNAVRRRLKMPYWSLSAYMKKKVKNAVAFVSSYEEAVAQEAIARGMDGVVCGHIHCAEIRQFGGITYYNDGDWVESCTALVEDAQGAMSIVDWASEKASEAANRLEAQAGAEAGAAT